A segment of the Pseudomonas serboccidentalis genome:
ACCGGGTACATGCGGCCTTCGCTGCGCAGAATCGGCGCATCATCGAGCAACCCGGACAGGCGTTCGCCTTCAAGCGTGGCGGACATCAGCAAAATCTTCAGCGGCTGTTCAGCCCGGAATAACTCGCGACCGTTCAAACTCAGGGCCAAGGCCAGATCGGCATCGAGGCTGCGTTCGTGGAATTCGTCGAAGATCAGCAGGCCCACGCCCTCCAGCGCCGGATCGTCCTGCAGGCGTCGGGTGAGAATGCCTTCGGTGACCACTTCGATGCGCGTGTTGGGGCCGACCTTGCTGTCGAGGCGGATGCGATAACCGACGGTTTCGCCAACCTTCTCGCCCAGTTCGCTGGCCAGTCGCTCAGCCGCCGCGCGCGCGGCGAGACGGCGCGGTTCGAGCATAAGGATGGTCTGCCCGGCCAGCCATGCTTCATCGAGCAAGGCCATGGGCACGCGGGTGGTTTTACCGGCGCCGGGCGGTGCTTCGAGCACGGCTTCGTGGCGTGTCGCCAAGGCTTCACGCAGCGCGGGTAAAACTTCATCGATCGGCAAAGAAATCATGCTGGCTCCCCAGAGCGTGCCCACAGTAAATTGCGAGTCGCGTTAAAGCTGTGAGCGTGGCAGGCAAGGCGCGGGACGCAGGTAAGGGTCGTTTCCTTGCCAAGTTCCGCAACGCAGCATGGCGCGCTCACAGCTTTAGCCCGGAGGGCCGAACCCCGACAGGATTCATCAACCTTCACGCGGTGTCGATCTGGAGAAAACAACTTCAATCCTCAACGTATTTCGGTGGGGTGAGACGAGGCCGCAATTTACTGTGGGCACGCCCTGCCGAGGGCGAGTATAACGGCGAACTGCTTGGCATTCGTCAGGGTCTTAACTTCACACAACGACGCTTCGTTATTTGATGATTCAGGAGACATTTCCCATGCGCTTACCTTCTCGCCTGATCGGCGGTGTACTGGTCGCCACCCTGCTCACTCAACTCACTGCGTGCGGTTCGATTTTCTACCCGGACCGGCGCGGGCAGATCGATGGCAAGATTGACCCGGCGATTGCCGTGCTCGACGCCGTGGGCCTGCTGTTCTACGTGATTCCCGGACTGATCGCGTTCGCGGTCGACTTCACCACTGGCGCGATCTATTTCGAACCGGGCCACACAGCGCAGGTCGATCCGGCCAAACTCAAACAAGCTATTGGCCCGGACGGTCAGGTCGATAACCTCAAGTTGCAGGCTATTCTCGAGACTGAGCTGGGCCGCAACCTGCCACTGGACGACCCACGCCTGATCCAGCACAAGGGCAGCACTCAACAACTGGCGATGTTTGGCCTGCAACCAGCAGCATAAGGAAATGACATGACCACCAGCCCCGAACATGCCCGCCTGCTGCGGCTGGCAACCCGCGCCTCGGTGGCGGTGGCCTGCACGCTGATCGTCGCCAAAGCCATCGCCTGGTGGCTGAGCGGTTCGGTGAGCATGCTCGCCGGCCTCACCGACTCGGCGCTGGACGGCGTCACCTCGCTGCTCAATCTGCTGGCGGTGCATTACGCGCTGCGCCCGGCCGATGATGATCACCGTTACGGCCACGGCAAGGCTGAATCGCTGGCGGGCATGGCGCAGGCGCTGTTCATCGGTGGTAGTGCGGTGTTGATTGCCTTTCAGGCGTATGAGCGCATCAAGCAACCGGAGCCGCTGGGCGCGCCGTGGCTGAGCATCGGCGTGATCGTATTCTCCCTGCTGCTGACCGCCGCGCTGCTGACGCTGCAACATCGGGTGATCAAGCAGACCGGCTCCAACGCCGTGCGCGCAGACTCCCTGCACTACCGTTCGGACATGCTGCTCAACGGCAGTATTTTACTGGCGCTGATCCTCGCCGGCATGGGCTTTCACCAACTGGACGCGTGGTTCGGCCTGGGGATTGCCGGGTACATTTTGTGGAGTGCGATCCAGATCGCCCGGGAAAGTTTTTCGGTGCTGATGGATGAAGAGCTGCCAACGGACGTCAGTCAGCACATGCTCGAACTGGCCTGCGGTGTACCCGGCGTGCTGGGCGCGCATGATCTGCGCACGCGGATCTCGGGCAATCACTGGTTCGTGCAGTTGCATCTGGAGTTGCCGGGTGAACTGACCCTGTCAGTCGCTCACGGCATCAGCGATCAGGCAGCGGATGCGATTCACGCCGCCTACCCGCGAGCCGAGGTGCTGGTGCACGCTGACCCGATAAAAGCAGCTTCAAGCCACGAGCCGCAAGCTTCAAGCTTGTAGCTGGAAACTTGCAGCTCGTAGCTGCTCTTACTGGACCTGATAACCGCGACTGCTCAGGCAATTGCCCTGAGCCTGACGGTAGGCCTGCACCACTTCGGGCGCTGGTTGATACGTCGCGGTACGCGGATCGAAACCGCTTTGCTGCACCGCGTATTGGTAGCACTGGTAACCGTCCTGCTGGACCTGTTCCGGTGACTGACCGTTGGCCGGGTAGGCCTCGACGTCATAGCCCTGGGATTGCGGCTGCGGCGGTTGCTGCACCGGTGGTTCGACCACCACGTAATCCTGGGTGGCTTCCTGATACGCATAGTAGGAACCGGCAGCGAGGAACAGCAGCGCACCGCCGATCCACACTTCACGGGCGTAGTCCGGCAGATACTGAATACGGATGCCCCTTGGCGGCTGCACGACGATGTAGCGCGGCCCTTGCGGGCGATACCAGTAGCCGCCGGAGAAGAAATAATCCTGACCTCGATACGGCACGCGGTATTCGCGATCCGGGAACCGGTCGATCACATGCCCCGGGCGGTATTGCGGGCCTGGGCCCCAACCGTTGCCATGTCCGTCCGGGCGACCCGGCCAGCGATTGTCATTGGGCCGGTTACCGGTTTGCCATTGCTGGTTGTGGTAACCATTCTGCGGACGCTCGTCGCGGTAGTAACCCTGACGCGGCTCCTGGGTCTGACGCACGGTGTCGGGCCGTGGCTGGATCGGCAGGTTGTTCGTCGGTGGCGCCTGATGAACCGGAGCTGGCGGGTTGGGCGTGCGGTTCTGGTTCTGCCATTGACCGTTATTATTGCGTTGCTGGCCGTTGTGTTCGAACTGGCGGCTGTTGTCGCCACGAATGATCTCGTTGTTCTGCGGCCGCGGCTGATTTTGCGGCGGCGGATTGTTCTGCCCGTGGGGCTGACGCTCGCCGCCACGCCCCTGATTACCCTGATGTTCACCACCGTGCCCGTTATTGTCGGGGCCACGATTCTGTGGCTCGTCGGCAAGCGCTTGCGCACTGACGCTCACACACAGCAAACCAACACCGGCCAGACGCCAGATGCGCGACTTCATGCTTTTCCTCACTGCGGGTAGTAAGAGGGCTTGTAACTAAGACCGGGAATACACACACCGGGTTCTGCGACAGGTTATCAGTCACGAAACTTATTTATTGAGGATGGCCGTGCGCCAAGGCACA
Coding sequences within it:
- a CDS encoding cation diffusion facilitator family transporter encodes the protein MTTSPEHARLLRLATRASVAVACTLIVAKAIAWWLSGSVSMLAGLTDSALDGVTSLLNLLAVHYALRPADDDHRYGHGKAESLAGMAQALFIGGSAVLIAFQAYERIKQPEPLGAPWLSIGVIVFSLLLTAALLTLQHRVIKQTGSNAVRADSLHYRSDMLLNGSILLALILAGMGFHQLDAWFGLGIAGYILWSAIQIARESFSVLMDEELPTDVSQHMLELACGVPGVLGAHDLRTRISGNHWFVQLHLELPGELTLSVAHGISDQAADAIHAAYPRAEVLVHADPIKAASSHEPQASSL
- a CDS encoding DUF6515 family protein — encoded protein: MKSRIWRLAGVGLLCVSVSAQALADEPQNRGPDNNGHGGEHQGNQGRGGERQPHGQNNPPPQNQPRPQNNEIIRGDNSRQFEHNGQQRNNNGQWQNQNRTPNPPAPVHQAPPTNNLPIQPRPDTVRQTQEPRQGYYRDERPQNGYHNQQWQTGNRPNDNRWPGRPDGHGNGWGPGPQYRPGHVIDRFPDREYRVPYRGQDYFFSGGYWYRPQGPRYIVVQPPRGIRIQYLPDYAREVWIGGALLFLAAGSYYAYQEATQDYVVVEPPVQQPPQPQSQGYDVEAYPANGQSPEQVQQDGYQCYQYAVQQSGFDPRTATYQPAPEVVQAYRQAQGNCLSSRGYQVQ